In Brevibacillus marinus, the genomic window TCTCCGGGAGGGGGAGCAGTTCGGACTGGGCGAGAAGATCCCGTTTGTTTACCCGCTGGAAACATCAACAGCGGCCAACGACGGGATCGACAGCGAGATTCAACTGGCCGATTCCGGTTACGGCCAAGGGGAAGTGACGATGACGCCGCTTCATCTGGCGCTTGCGTATTCGGCTTTTGTCAATCAGGGCAGCATCGTCAAGCCGCGGCTGCTTGCCGACGAGGCCGGCCCGCCGTTCATTTGGAAGCGGGACGTGATGCCGGAGGATGTGGCCGAACAGCTGAAACAAGACCTGATTCAAGTGATGGAACACCCCCGCGGCACAGGGCGAGCGGCCAAACCCCCCGGTATCCGTCTCGCCGGCAAGACGGGCACCGCTGAACTCAAACAGCGAAAAGGGGAAGCGGGGAGGGAAAACGGCTGGTTTGTCGCGTTTAACGTCGACTCGCCGCGGCTCTTGGTCGCCATGATGATCGAAGACGTGCGGGGGCGCGGCGGCAGCCACTACCTGGACGACAAGCTGAAAAACATCTTCAGCCAATCGCTGCAATAAACGCGTAAGGTGTGGAAAGCGTGAACCGAGAGATCAAAGAAAAGCAAAAAGTGAAGCTGATTGTCCGTTTGAATATCGTGCTGTTCCTGGCGTTTTTGGCCTTCTCGCTGATTATTTTGCGGCTGGCCGACGTGCAAATCCTGAAGGGCAGCGAATACGCCAAACTTACTGCCGAGCGGGCGTACCAGACGGAAGTGATTCTTGCCCCGCGCGGCAGCATCTACGACCGGAACGGCCGCCTGATCGCCCACAATCGGGCTTCATTTGTCGCCGTCTTCCGGGAAACGGAGGGGATGAGCAAGGACGACTATCTGCGGCTGGCGGAAAAGCTGGAACAGGTACTGGCCGGCACGGACAAAGCTTCGCTGTTGAAACGAATGGACATCGGGTACGAGCTGAAGGACGGACGGCTGGTGGAGACCGCCAGAATGAGCCCGGCGTATATGGAAAAAGAATTGAAACGGGACCTTTCTCCCGAAGAATTGGCCTACATAGCGGAGCATCGCAGCGAGCTGCCGGGCATCAGCGCGGTCACCAGACCTGTCCGCGTCTATGCTTCCGAGCAGGTTGCCGTCCAGGCGATCGGATACGTTCGTCCTTTTTACGTGGCGGACCAGTTGGGTCTCGACTTTTACCGCGAGCAGAAGGACGCCTATCTGCCCAACCAGATGGTCGGCTTGGACGGGGTGGAACGCAGCTACGAGGAAGCGCTGCGCGGCAAAAACGGCTACCGGCTCTACCTGGTGGGGGCTGATCAAACCGCCCTTCACCAGGTGCAGGAGGTTCCGCCGCAGCCAGGGTACGACGTGCATGTAACGATCGACCAGCGCGTGCAGCTTGAGATCCGGGACTACATCAAAGAGTTCCTGCCAAAACTGCGCCGCACGATTCCGGATGCAACCAACGCCAAGGGAGCGTATGCGGTTGCGATGGAAGTAAAAACAGGCAAAGTGGTGGCGATGGTCAGTTACCCTGAATACGATCCCAACGTTTGGGTCGACGGTCCGGACCAGGCCACGTACGAACAGATCCAATACGCCGTAACAAACGGGACGATCCGGGAGGCCCCTTACGATGTCCGGCCCAAGACCGGCGAAGCGGCGGTGCAGGAGAATTACAAGCATCCCAAGTCGATCGTGCCTGCCGGTTCGGTCGTAAAGCCGCTTACCGTGATGATGGGGTTAAGCGAACAGCTGATCGACCCTCATGACCAGTGGTTTGATCCGGGCGTTTACCACTACGGCAAAGGGTCGGACAAAATTCGCAACGATGGCGGCCGCGCGTACGGGATGCTCAGTCCGGAAAAGGCGATCCAAAAATCGTCCAACACTTACATGGCGCGGATTGGCGAGCGGCTTGCCGAACGGGAGGGAGCGGCAGCGGCCGGCGTGCTGCAGCGCTACTACCACGCATTCGGCCTGGGCGTCCCGACAGGAGTTGATCTGCCTGGAGAAAGCGGCGGGACGGAAGACTATCTGGTGATGGACAAGCAGTACGGTCCGCTCGCGGCGATTGGTTCAGGCTTCATTTGGCCAGCAGGTGCGGACGACCGCCCTGCAGCTCGCCCAATATGCGGCCACAATCGCCAACAGAGGCAAACGGCTGAAGCCGCAGATCGTCGATCGCCTGACCGACGCGCAAGGCGAAACGGTGCGCGATTTTCAACCGGAGGTAATCAATACGGTGCAGCAGCCTGACCGGTACTGGGACATTTTGCACGAGGGGATGGTGCTGGTCACACGTCCGGGGGGGGGACGGCCTCCAGCGCCTTTGCCGGATTGCCCTATCAAGTGGCAGCCAAGACGGGTACTTCCGAGCAGGACATCTACATTCCGGAATCGTATCGGGATGAGAAAACAGGAAAGGAAAAGACCAGGTGGCGGATGTACAGGCGGATCACCAACGGCGTGATTATGTCTTTCGCACCTGCGGATGATCCAAAACTGGCCGTGGCGGTGATCGTGCCCGAGGGGGGCTACGGCGGTCGGTCAGCCGCCGTCATTACCCGGGCCATCTATGAGGCTTATGACAAACACATCGGGCTTCGCTCCGCAAATTGACCTGGTGCGGCAGAAAACAGCGAGCCCCTCCCACGAAAAGGGAGGGGCTGCCCGTTATGCCTGCATCAACACGTCTTCCGTGTCTTTGGATTGGTCTTCCGGTTCGATTAACGTGATGCCGACCCGGTTGATCCGGTGATTCTCCAGTTCGGTAATCGTAAACAGGTAGTTCTGGTATCGCACCGACTGGCCTTCCGCTACTTTCTCGTTCAGTTGGCTGTACAGCCAACCGCCGATTGTATCTACTTCGTCAGAGTGTATCTCAATCGGGATGTAATCGCTAAGCTCGTTGAGCAGGGTTTTCCCTGACACGGACAATACGTTGTTGGGACTTTCCTCGATATCCGGGCGGACATTTTCGTCGAATTCGTCCTGAATATCGCCGACAATCTCTTCCAGGATGTCTTCCATCGTCAACAGCCCAGCCGTGCCGCCGTACTCGTCGATGACGATGGCCAACTGCGACCGGCGCTTTTGCATCAGGCGCAGCACGTGACTCACTTCCATCGACTCGGGCACCGTCAAGACCGGACGCAGGATGCGCTTCACGTCTACCTCGCCGTTGTTTAAGGCCGACAAGTAGAAGTCGGAAGCGTGGACAAAGCCGACAATCCGGTCTTTGTCGCCCTGCGCGACGGGATAACGGGTGTGGCGGGTCTTGCGGATGATGTCCAAATTTTCCTGGTAGCTGTTGTTTTCATACAGACAGACGATATCGATCCGCGGAATCATAATCTCGCGGGCAAGCCGCTCCGAGAAATCGAATACGTTGTCGACCAGGACCATTTCCGTTTGGTCGATATGTCCGCTTTTGTGGCTCTGATTGACCAACTGTCGAATCTCTTCTTCCGTATGGGCCAACTCATGCTCGCTGGCCGGCTCGATACCGAGGCGGCGCAGGAGAACGTTGGCGGAACCGTTCAGCAGCCAAATGGCCGGATAGCTCAGCTTGTAGAAGAACATCAACGGCGCCGCGGCCCAAAGGGAAGTCTCCTCCGTCTTGCGAATGGCGATCGATTTCGGTCCAAGCTCACCGATGACGATGTGCAGGAACGTGATCGTGCCAAAGGCGACGGCGAACGAGATGGTGTGGATGACAGCGGGATCGAGTTGAAAGTTCCCTAACAGCGGTTCAACAATGAGTTCAGCGATCGCCGGTTCACCGATCCACCCCAATCCAAGTGAGGCAAGAGTAATCCCCAATTGGCAAGCGGACAGATACGCATCGAGTTGACTGGTTACTTTTTGTGCGTATTTCGCCCGGCGGTTTCCCTCGCTCACCAACTGGTTGAGGCGAGTCTGGCGAACTTTGACCAGCGCGAATTCTGCCGCTACGAAGAACCCGTTTAAAAACACGAGCAGCAAAACCAGCAGCAGATTTGCGGTAATCGTCATTATCTCCCCTATCGGAATACTCTCCAATCAGATCTCCGTCCTTGTGGAAAGGAGGAGAATTCACCTCCGATTTTGCGTGATCAAGATGGGCCGTGCCGCTTTGTCAAGTTGTTACACAAGTTCTGACATTGCGAACATTCCGGCTGTGCAAACAACCACTTCGGTCGCTACGTATTGGCCGATTCCAGTCACTGCCCCATCGCCAATCACCTCTCTCTTTGTCAAACAGGGACATTCGTCCCTTCATCCAGGGCATCCATCCGTGCAGCTGCCTGCAGGATGGGCAAATGGCCTGTATCAAAACAGTTCGTTACATCTAAGTATACCAGCAAGCGAAGCGACCCGTCAAAATGGGTTGGTGCCCCTGCCGCCCCCGTAAAAGATGGATAAGCCCTGCCTGGGCCGCCTAGACAGGCAACATCGTCCAAAACCGACGAAAATGACAGAAAAAGCGTGGATGACGTACAAATGCTCCTTCAGATGAGGGCAGAGGCGGGCTGGGTAGCGAATGGCGCTTGTACGCGGAGTGCGCTGCCGCACGCATGGCAGAGGAATCGGCGCAAGCCACGGCGAAATGATGGGGGAATAGGAGGATTGGCCATGGCAAACGAATTGATCATGATTCAGGAGCGCGTCGGGTACTTTGCCGGGAGTGTCAACATCGGGTACGTGGAAACGGAACAGGGAGCCGTCTTGATCGATTCCGGACTGGATGCGCAAACAGCGAAAAAAATACGAAAAGGATTGGCCGAGCGGGGCCAATCCCTGACCGCAATCGTGCAGACGCATGCGCATGCGGACCACTTCGGCGGAAACGCGTACCTGTTGGAAGCGTTTCCGGAAGCGGTTGTACTGGCCCCGCCAGTGGAAGAAGCCGTGCTGCGCTACCCGCAGTTGGAGCCGCTCTATCTGAACATGGGCGCGCTGCCGCCGGATGAGCTCAACAACAAGTTCCTGCGGGCGGCCGCTTCCCGCGTCGATCAGGTGCTGCCGGATGAAGGCGCCTTTGTGGTTGCAGGGGTAACGTTTACGATTCTGCCCCTGCCCGGGCACAGTTGGCGGCAGATTGGACTGGTGGTGGATGACATCTGTTTTGCCGCCGACAGTTACTTCGGTTGTGAGATCTTAAACAAACACAAGCTGCCGTTTCTCGTTGACGCGCAGGCGGCGATGGAGAGTCTGGAGCGGCTGCTGCAGACGCAATTCGCGGGCTATCTGCCGGGTCATGGGCCGTTTGAGGCGAATGCCGAACAAACCCTGCGCTACAATCTCGACTATCACCTCCGGATGTGTGAGCGGCTGGAGACCCTGCTGGCAGACGGGGCGACGACGGAAGAGCTGCTGGAGCGGCTGTGCGGGCAATTGGGGATCGAGATGGCCAGTCTGACCAGTTTTGTCCTCTATCGTACGGCGTTACTGGGCTATCTGGCGGGACTGCTGCGGCAGGAGAGGGTTTCCTATCAGGTGACCGCCAACCGTCTGCTGTGGCGAAGAACAGGTGGTGCCTAGGTTAGACGCTGCTGCGGCGGGGACGAGCAGGCTGCCAGGTAATCGGCGATCTCCGCCAGCTTGTATTCTGCCGCCTGCTGGATTGCCTGGGGAATGATCCAGTCTTTGGCGCCTTTGTGCGGCTGTTGTTTGGTCTCCAGGTAAGGCTGACCGATTTTCACCGTTTTTTCGCCGGTTTCCTTACAGGTGAGCGAAACGCTGGTCGGGATTCGCAAATAATAACTGACGCTGGTCGCTGAATCGAAGATGACAGCGTCGTACAGCGGGGCGTGCTCTTCTCCGCATCGGCGAAACCCCTGCTGGCGGAACATGCTGTCCACAAACGAGAGAGGCTGAACGGCTCCGGTCAGGTTTTTGCAGCGCAAATGCAAGTGCATGAACACCCTCCTAACCTGCACAGGTCGGTTTTTTGTTTAGATATATGTGATCCGCTTTTGTCTCAGACTTGATATTTGGGGAGGCTTGTGGAATGGAGCAGATCGATCGCGGAACAAGAGCAGATTTGCATACGCATACAACCGCTTCCGACGGCACGTGCACGCCAACGGAGAACGTCCGGTTAGCCCGGGAGGCGGGGCTGGCTTGCCTTGCGATCACGGACCACGACACGGTAGCCGGGATTCCGGAAGCGGTCGCGTGCGGGAAACAGTGGGGCATCGAGGTGGTTCCCGGAGTGGAGCTCAGCACGCTGGCGGGCGGCCAGGACATCCATGTGCTGGGGTATTTTATCCCGTACCAGGATGCCGCGTTTCAGGCCGAATTGGCCAAGCTGCGGGACGTGCGCAACAAGCGGAACGAGATGCTGATCGCACGCCTGCAGGAATTGGGCATCCAAATCACGCTGGAAGACGTCTACAAGCAGAAAGAAGGGCCCGACGCGAATATCGGCCGGCCCCACATCGCCGCGGAGATGATGCGGCGCGGCTATGTGGCATCAATCGAGGAAGCGTTCGCGAAGTACCTCGGCAAACTCGGCGCCGCGTACGTCACGCCCCCGCGCATCTCGCCGCAGCAGGCGATCGACCTGATCAAACAGGCGGGGGGTGTCGCCGTGTTGGCCCATCCGGGACTGTACGATGACGATGAGCTGGTTGAAGAATTGATCCGCTACGGTCTGGACGGGATCGAGGTGTGGCATCCGGACAACGCTCCCGCGGCGGCCGAACGATATTTGCGCTGGGCAGAGGAGTACGGCCTGCTGGCGACGGGCGGCTCGGACTTTCACGGGTGGCGCGGCAAAGAGCCGTTTCACGCGATGCTCGGATCGTCAACCGCCGCCCACACGGTGGTGGCCCAACTGAAAGCGTTGGCTGCACGGCGGCGAAACGGAGAGACTGGGTAAGGCAGGCCAGGTTGGAGCGGTCGCGCGAGACGTGCCGTCCTGCAAGAAAACGTCCCTTTGCGCGAGAAACGTCCTCCTTTCGCAATAAATGTCCCTTTCCGCAAAAAAAATGTCCCGCTCCGCAAAAACATCCCGTCCCGCAAGCATGCGGCACGGGATGTTGCTCTGTCAGGACAGGCCGACGTGCTGGCTGGCCGTGTAAGAATCGTTCAGCCGCTTGGTCATGCGGATATGCTCGATTCCCGCTTCCGCAAATACCTCTCCCTCCGGCTGATAGCCCAGCTTTTCGTAGAAACGCTGCGCGTGGCATTGCGCATGCAGCGTCAGGGTGGTGATTCCCGCTTCACGGGCTGTTCGCTCGATTGCCAGCATCAGTTCCCGGCCCAGGCCCGTCCCCCGCTCGCTGCTGAGCACGGCCACCCGTTCCACCTTCGCTGTATGTACATCGTACATGCGCAGCCGACCGGCCCCGGTTGGCTTGCCCTCCCGATAGGCGACGAAGTGGATGACAGAGGGGTCGTCATCGTACGCATCCACCTCCAATGACTCCGGTACCTTCTGTTCGATGACGAACACCTGGCGGCGAACGGCAAGCGCATCCGCTTTTTCCTGCTTAGTGCTTACTTTGCGAATCTCCTGCGTTTTGTTTATCATCGCACAGCTTCCCCCATAAATCAGGCCCTGCAGGCTGGTACAGGACCATCTCGGAAATGCGGATCTACTTCTTCAACAAGAACGTTTGGTAGACGCTCCAAGCGCCATCTTCCAGTTGGTAAACGAGATGGAACCGGTCGACTACCGTCGACAAGTCAATCTGGGCCATGCTCAGCTGCCCGACCACATCTTTCAGCTCGTCGTCGGTCAGGTCACGGCCGATGGTCAAATGCGGAACGTAAGCGTAATTCTCCTTGTGCGAGCCGAAGTATTCCATGATTTTTTGGTGAAGCGCCACAAACGGCTCCTTGTCCTGAATGCCGAAATAGATCACGTTGGTGGTCGGATGGAAGGTGGATACACGGTGAAAACGGACAGAGAAGGCGGCTGTTGTTTCGGCCACTTTCTCCAGATGACTGACCAGCTTCGGCAGTTCTTCCTCTTCCAACTCAAATCCTTCTTTGAGGCGGATGTACGGCGGGATCAAGGCATAGGTAGGATCATAACGTTTGCGGTATGAATTGGCCACTTCCTGCACTTTGCTGGAAGGAAAAACAACCACACTGTACTTCAATCGGAACCCCTCCTTTATCAATTTCGTATTGTTTATCTCTGAAAAAAGAATATGTCTCATTATTTTACCAGAAAATTCGCCACTTGTGTAATCTTATCCGCTCACCTGTA contains:
- a CDS encoding peptidoglycan D,D-transpeptidase FtsI family protein, with translation MILAPRGSIYDRNGRLIAHNRASFVAVFRETEGMSKDDYLRLAEKLEQVLAGTDKASLLKRMDIGYELKDGRLVETARMSPAYMEKELKRDLSPEELAYIAEHRSELPGISAVTRPVRVYASEQVAVQAIGYVRPFYVADQLGLDFYREQKDAYLPNQMVGLDGVERSYEEALRGKNGYRLYLVGADQTALHQVQEVPPQPGYDVHVTIDQRVQLEIRDYIKEFLPKLRRTIPDATNAKGAYAVAMEVKTGKVVAMVSYPEYDPNVWVDGPDQATYEQIQYAVTNGTIREAPYDVRPKTGEAAVQENYKHPKSIVPAGSVVKPLTVMMGLSEQLIDPHDQWFDPGVYHYGKGSDKIRNDGGRAYGMLSPEKAIQKSSNTYMARIGERLAEREGAAAAGVLQRYYHAFGLGVPTGVDLPGESGGTEDYLVMDKQYGPLAAIGSGFIWPAGADDRPAARPICGHNRQQRQTAEAADRRSPDRRARRNGARFSTGGNQYGAAA
- a CDS encoding hemolysin family protein, with product MTITANLLLVLLLVFLNGFFVAAEFALVKVRQTRLNQLVSEGNRRAKYAQKVTSQLDAYLSACQLGITLASLGLGWIGEPAIAELIVEPLLGNFQLDPAVIHTISFAVAFGTITFLHIVIGELGPKSIAIRKTEETSLWAAAPLMFFYKLSYPAIWLLNGSANVLLRRLGIEPASEHELAHTEEEIRQLVNQSHKSGHIDQTEMVLVDNVFDFSERLAREIMIPRIDIVCLYENNSYQENLDIIRKTRHTRYPVAQGDKDRIVGFVHASDFYLSALNNGEVDVKRILRPVLTVPESMEVSHVLRLMQKRRSQLAIVIDEYGGTAGLLTMEDILEEIVGDIQDEFDENVRPDIEESPNNVLSVSGKTLLNELSDYIPIEIHSDEVDTIGGWLYSQLNEKVAEGQSVRYQNYLFTITELENHRINRVGITLIEPEDQSKDTEDVLMQA
- a CDS encoding MBL fold metallo-hydrolase → MANELIMIQERVGYFAGSVNIGYVETEQGAVLIDSGLDAQTAKKIRKGLAERGQSLTAIVQTHAHADHFGGNAYLLEAFPEAVVLAPPVEEAVLRYPQLEPLYLNMGALPPDELNNKFLRAAASRVDQVLPDEGAFVVAGVTFTILPLPGHSWRQIGLVVDDICFAADSYFGCEILNKHKLPFLVDAQAAMESLERLLQTQFAGYLPGHGPFEANAEQTLRYNLDYHLRMCERLETLLADGATTEELLERLCGQLGIEMASLTSFVLYRTALLGYLAGLLRQERVSYQVTANRLLWRRTGGA
- a CDS encoding PHP domain-containing protein, translating into MEQIDRGTRADLHTHTTASDGTCTPTENVRLAREAGLACLAITDHDTVAGIPEAVACGKQWGIEVVPGVELSTLAGGQDIHVLGYFIPYQDAAFQAELAKLRDVRNKRNEMLIARLQELGIQITLEDVYKQKEGPDANIGRPHIAAEMMRRGYVASIEEAFAKYLGKLGAAYVTPPRISPQQAIDLIKQAGGVAVLAHPGLYDDDELVEELIRYGLDGIEVWHPDNAPAAAERYLRWAEEYGLLATGGSDFHGWRGKEPFHAMLGSSTAAHTVVAQLKALAARRRNGETG
- a CDS encoding GNAT family N-acetyltransferase; amino-acid sequence: MINKTQEIRKVSTKQEKADALAVRRQVFVIEQKVPESLEVDAYDDDPSVIHFVAYREGKPTGAGRLRMYDVHTAKVERVAVLSSERGTGLGRELMLAIERTAREAGITTLTLHAQCHAQRFYEKLGYQPEGEVFAEAGIEHIRMTKRLNDSYTASQHVGLS
- a CDS encoding 2'-5' RNA ligase family protein, which encodes MKYSVVVFPSSKVQEVANSYRKRYDPTYALIPPYIRLKEGFELEEEELPKLVSHLEKVAETTAAFSVRFHRVSTFHPTTNVIYFGIQDKEPFVALHQKIMEYFGSHKENYAYVPHLTIGRDLTDDELKDVVGQLSMAQIDLSTVVDRFHLVYQLEDGAWSVYQTFLLKK